The following proteins are encoded in a genomic region of Stigmatopora nigra isolate UIUO_SnigA chromosome 3, RoL_Snig_1.1, whole genome shotgun sequence:
- the vps26a gene encoding vacuolar protein sorting-associated protein 26A isoform X1 encodes MSFLGGFFGPVCEIDVLLNDAESRKMAELKTEDGKMEKHYMFYDGESVSGKVNLNVKQGGKRLEHQGIRIEFVGQIELFSDKSNTHEFVDLVKELALPGELAQNRSYDFEFMQVEKPYESYTGANVRLRYFLRVTIVRRLSDLVKEYELIVHQLATYPDINNSIKMEVGIEDCLHIEFEYNKSKYHLKDVIVGKIYFLLVRIKIQHMELQLIKKEITGIGPSTTTETDTVAKYEIMDGAPVKGESIPIRLFLAGYDLTATMRDVNKKFSVRYFLNLVLVDEEDRRYFKQQEIVLWRKAPEKIRKRNFHQRYESPDSQTQPVSAEQPEM; translated from the exons ATG AGTTTCCTGGGGGGTTTCTTCGGGCCGGTTTGTGAGATAGATGTCCTGCTCAATGATGCCGAGAGCCGGAAAATGGCTGAACTCAAGACGGAAGATGGAAAGATGGAGAAACATTATATGTTCTACGACGGAGAATCTGTGTCTGGCAAG GTCAATCTGAATGTGAAGCAGGGTGGGAAACGACTGGAACACCAGGGCATCCGCATTGAGTTCGTTGGACAGATTG AACTCTTCTCAGACAAAAGCAACACACATGAATTTGTGGATCTGGTGAAAGAGTTGGCATTGCCGGGAGAGCTCGCTCAGAACAGAAGCTACGACTTTGAGTTCATGCAAGTGGAGAAGCCCTACGAGTCGTATACCGGCGCCAATGTCAGGCTAAG ATATTTTCTACGGGTGACGATAGTTCGTCGACTGTCAGATCTGGTGAAGGAATACGAGCTGATCGTCCACCAGCTAGCCACCTACCCTGACATCAACAATTCCATCAAAATGGAGGTCGGCATCGAAGACTGCCTTCATATCGAGTTTGAATACAATAAATCAAA GTACCACCTAAAGGATGTCATTGTTGGGAAGATTTATTTTCTGCTGGTCAGGATCAAGATCCAACATATGGAGCTGCAGCTCATTAAAAAGGAGATAACAGGAATAG GCCCGAGTACGACGACAGAAACCGATACTGTGGCCAAGTATGAGATCATGGATGGTGCACCAGTTAAAGGGGAGTCAATTCCGATCAGACTCTTTCTAGCAG GATACGACTTGACAGCCACCATGAGGGACGTCAACAAAAAGTTCTCTGTCCGCTACTTCCTTAATCTTGTGCTAGTAGACGAAGAAGATAGAAGATACTTTAAGCAACAG GAAATTGTCTTGTGGAGGAAAGCTCCAGAAAAGATCAGGAAACGGAACTTCCATCAGCGCTATGAATCCCCCGATTCACAAACTCAGCCTGTTAGTGCTGAGCAGCCAGAAATGTGA
- the supv3l1 gene encoding ATP-dependent RNA helicase SUPV3L1, mitochondrial: MSVNRCLQLFSRLCRHVNTRTARLARSSCHASSSSGLLHREQPMCVAVNSRNSSSSRTPDTSLFVPVTLKTDLSPEWSVGAELSQNLDKSELLKIVNRFYKRKEMQKLAADNGLDARLFHQAFINFRKYILEVTPLPADLHIILSDICCGAGHVDDIYPYFLRHAKQVFPMLDCMDDLRKISDLRVPANWYPEARAIQRKVIFHAGPTNSGKTYHAIQRYLAAKSGVYCGPLKLLAHEIFEKSNQAGVPCDLVTGEERTFVKEDGRVSEHVACTIEMCSVTTPYEVAVIDEIQMIRDSSRGWAWTRALLGLCAEEIHVCGEPAAIDFVRELMFTTGEEVEVHTYQRLTPFSILNSAVESLDNLRAGDCIVCFSKNDIYSISRQIEARGLECAVIYGSLPPGTKLSQAKKFNDPDDPCKIMVATDAIGMGLNLSIKRIIFNSLVKPNVNEKGEKHMETISTSQALQIAGRAGRFSSKFNEGEVTTMHRDDLPVLKEILSHTVEPIETAGLHPTAEQIEMFAYHLPDATLSNLIDIFVSLSQVDGLYFVCNIDDFKFLADMIQHIPLNLRSRYVFCTAPINKRQPFVCTSFLKFARQFSRDEPLTFDWICRHVNWPVAPPKNIKDLVHLEAVHDVLDLYLWLSYRFMDMFPDTAFVREIQRELDATIQEGVRNITRLIRATDPAITSPPQTSKNVGRLSGMASRRSVQTSDHSLTDRLVRDGLLTSEMLQQLKREWSKGQKEESTNQSPLKVNANKDKRKKRK, from the exons ATGTCGGTGAATCGCTGTTTGCAATTGTTTTCCCGGCTTTGTCGCCATGTTAACACTAGGACTGCTCGTTTGGCCAGAAGTAGCTGTCACGCGTCTTCTAGCTCGGGTTTGTTGCATAGAGAGCAGCCCATGTGTGTTGCGGTCAACAGCAGAAATTCGTCGTCCTCCAGAACTCCGGACACGTCTCTTTTCGTCCCCGTCACGTTGAAGACTGACCTGTCTCCTGAATGGAGTGTGGGAGCTGAGCTGAGCCAGAATCTGGATAAAA GTGAACTTTTGAAGATTGTCAACCGCTTTTACAAGAGGAAAGAAATGCAAAAGTTGGCTGCGGACAATGGACTTGATG CGCGACTCTTCCACCAGGCTTTCATCAACTTCCGAAAATACATCCTCGAGGTGACACCACTACCCGCTGATCTGCACATCATTCTCAGCGACATTTGTTGTGGCGCAG GTCACGTAGATGACATCTACCCATACTTTTTGCGCCACGCCAAACAAGTCTTTCCCATGCTTGACTGTATGGACGACCTGAGAAAAATCTCAGACCTCAGAGTTCCTGCTAACTG GTACCCAGAGGCACGGGCCATTCAGAGGAAGGTCATCTTCCACGCCGGCCCCACCAACAGCGGCAAAACCTACCATGCCATCCAACGCTACCTAGCTGCCAAGTCGGGGGTCTACTGCGGACCCCTCAAACTTCTCGCTCATGAAATCTTTGAGAAGAGCAACCAAGCC GGGGTGCCATGTGACTTGGTCACAGGCGAGGAGAGGACGTTTGTGAAAGAAGACGGTCGAGTGTCCGAACACGTGGCTTGCACCATCGAGATGTGCAGCGTCACGACGccgt ATGAAGTTGCTGTAattgatgaaattcaaatgatccgAGATTCTTCACGAGGCTGGGCCTGGACCAGAGCTCTTCTGG GTCTCTGCGCCGAGGAGATACATGTTTGTGGGGAACCTGCAGCCATTGACTTTGTCAGAGAGTTGATGTTCACCACAGGAGAAGAAGTGGAG GTGCACACCTATCAGCGTCTAACGCCCTTCTCCATCCTCAATAGCGCCGTGGAGTCGCTAGACAACCTTAGAGCAGGCGACTGCATCGTATGCTTCAGCAAAAATGACATCTACTCCATAAGCAGGCAGATTGAAGCCAGGGGGCTGGAATGTGCCGTCATCTATGGAAGTTTACCTCCAG GCACCAAACTCTCACAGGCCAAGAAGTTCAACGACCCGGACGACCCCTGTAAAATAATGGTGGCGACAGACGCTATTGGGATGGGCCTTAATTT GAGCATCAAACGCATCATCTTCAACAGCCTGGTGAAGCCAAATGTTAACGAGAAAGGGGAGAAGCACATGGAGACCATCAGCACGTCGCAGGCTCTCCAAATTGCCGGACGAGCCGGAAG GTTCTCCTCCAAGTTCAATGAAGGAGAGGTCACCACCATGCACAGAGATGATCTTCCAGTTCTGAAGGAGATTCTCAGTCACACTGTGGAACCCATTGAG ACTGCTGGTCTTCATCCCACTGCAGAGCAGATTGAAATGTTTGCTTATCATCTACCTGATGCCACTCTCTCTAACCTtatt GACATCTTTGTCAGCCTCTCCCAGGTGGACGGTCTCTATTTCGTCTGCAACATCGACGACTTCAAGTTCCTGGCCGATATGATTCAGCATATCCCACTCAACCTGAGGTCGCGCTACGTTTTCTGCACGGCTCCTATCAACAAAAGGCAGCCTTTTGTATGCACGTCGTTTTTAAAG TTTGCCCGTCAGTTCAGCCGAGACGAACCGTTGACCTTCGACTGGATCTGTCGCCATGTCAACTGGCCTGTGGCCCCGCCCAAAAACATAAAAGACCTGGTTCACCTGGAGGCTGTTCACGACGTGTTGGATCTTTACCTCTGGTTAAG TTACCGTTTCATGGACATGTTTCCCGACACCGCCTTCGTCCGGGAAATTCAACGAGAACTAGACGCCACCATCCAGGAGGGTGTCCGAAACATCACGCGTCTAATTCGAGCCACGGACCCGGCCATCACCAGCCCGCCCCAGACGTCCAAAAATGTCGGCCGTTTGTCGGGAATGGCTTCCAGACGTTCCGTGCAGACGTCGGACCACTCACTAACTGACCGCCTGGTGCGAGACGGACTCCTGACATCAGAAATGCTGCAGCAGCTGAAGAGAGAGTGGTCTAAAGGACAAAAGGAGGAGTCCACCAATCAAAGCCCACTGAAAGTCAACGCCAACAAAGACAAACGAAAAAAGCGTAAATGA